The sequence below is a genomic window from Fusobacterium varium.
CAGCTACAACATTTTCAACTATAATTTCATCTTTTTTTTCCTCTTCAGGCTCTTCTGAAACTATTTCGCTCTCTGTTGCTTCTTTTAAATTTACCTCTTCCTTTTCACTCTCATTGTTTGTCGAAGTTTCTTGAACTTCTATTTTTTCTTCTTTCTCTATCTTTAAATTTTCCTCAGCAGATAGAACTTTTTCTTCAGTTATATCAGCTAAGGTATTCTCTTGAGTTTCTACTTCCTTTTTTTCTTCCCCTTGAGATTTTATCTCTAACTCTTTTTCAGCAAATAGCTTTTTTTGTTGAAGCTCATCAAAAATTTCACTACTTTTTTCATCTTTTTTTTCGGTAATAATGTCCCCAGACTCCATTATTACCTCACTAACTTTTTTTCTACTTGATCACTATCCTCTTTTTGTAATAGATTTTTGACTCCATCTAAAAATTCAACTTCATCAAAAACAGTTAGTTTTAAATTGTATCTATTAATTACTTCGCTAACTTTACTATCTATAACAGAAGTAGAAGAAACTATATACATCGGTTGTCCAATTTTTCCAGCTTTTTTCATTATAAAATCTAACATATCTATAAAATCTGGATCTTTTAACTCTACCCCTAAAAATAAAGTTGGTCTACTTTTTAATTCTGTACATATCTGTTCAAAAAATCCATTATAAAAATCAAGTACTTTTAATTTTCTTACATCTTGGCTTGTAATAAAAAGATCCTCTGGATTACAAATATCTCCCATAATTTTATAAAAATTGATTTTTTCATCTTCTGAAAAATTATTTTTTGTAGGAGTAATTGTATTTATGTAATTTGGATATAATTTTTCTAAAACTATATCATAATTCATTGTCATTATTGTTTTAAAATAATCAAGCTCAAAAATATTGTCATATATATCAACATTCTTATAATGTTTCATATCAAAGATTTCTCTTATTTGTTTTAAAAGAGAATTTTTTGAACTTATAACTGCATCTAGATAAGCTTGAGCTACATCTGAAAAAGAGTCTCTATTTTTGATATATCCTTTTGCTGATTGTTTGATATCAAAAATTATCATATCTGCAAGTTCTACTCTTTTTGGAAATCCTGTTATTTCACTAACAAAATCTCCTATAAATAGATTTAATTTTTGTGCTTCTCCAAACTTATCAAAAAAGTTCTTCATGTTGTCACCTACCTTGTGTTTTATTTTCTATCACTATTAGTATAACTTAATTTCTTAAATTTAACAACAAAAAACTTACAAAAAGTCAAGGAAAATTTTTATTCACTTTTAGAAAAAAGGAAATAGTTTATGTTTTTATTAGTAATATATTAAAAAAAGTGTTATTATTAAAATATAAACTATGAGGTGATAAAATGAATCTGATTATAACTTTTTTTAAAGACTATATTGTAATTATTAATATATTCTTTTTAATTACAATTGTACTCTTAGAAAGAAAAAAACCTGTATATACTTTATTTTGGATAACTATACTTATTCTTGCTCCATATATTGGATTTATATTCTATCTATTTTTTGGATTGAGCTTTAGAAAAAAAAGGGTTGTTGATAAATTTTATAAATGGAAATTTCTTCATAGCAAAAAAGTTATCAGCTCCTCTGAAAGAAAAGATCTAAATAGATGGAAGCAACTTATCTCCTACCTTGAAATAGCTTCTAATAATAAATTAACAACTTTAAATGCTTTTAAATTATTTACTGATGGAAATGTTTTTTTTAATCATATGATAGAGGATTTAAAAGAGGCTAAACATTCAATTAATATGGAATACTATATTTTTAGATATGATGATTTAGGAAAAAGAATAATAGATATTCTTATTGAAAAAGCTAAAAGTGGAGTTGAAATAAATGTAATCATTGATGAGGCTGGTGGAGCTGATAGAAAAATGATAAAACTTATGAGAGATAATAATATCAATGTAGAGATATTCTTTCCCTCTCCCTTTGCTTTTTTCAAAATAGCTAATTTAAGAGCTAACTATCGTGATCATAGAAAACTTTGCCTTATTGATAGTAAATTAGGTTATATTGGTGGATTTAATATTGGTTTAGAGTATTTGAGCAAAGGAAAACTTGGACATTGGCGTGATACAGGGGTGAGAGTTTTTGGTGAGGCAGTTTTAGAATTAGAAAAAGAGTTTTTCTTCTCATGGGGAATTGCTAAAAAGAAACCTGTTGTATATCAACCTAAAGAGTACGCCTTTGAACATGAAGCTTTCCAAGAGATAATAAAAGTAAAAGGAAAATATTCTGGATACTCTCAAGTTGTCAGTAGTGGACCAAATTATCAGTTTAAAACTATGAGAGATACATTTTTAAAAATAATTTTAGAGGCTAAAAAATATATCTATATACAAACTCCATACTTTGTGCCAGATGATACTATTTTAGAGGCTTTAAAAATAGCTGCACTTTCTGGAGTAAAGATTAAAATAATGATACCTGATAAACCCGATCACTTCTTTATTTATTGGGTTAATCAATATTTTGTAGGAGAACTTCTTGATTTAGGAGTTACTGTTTATAGATATCATAAAGGATTCTTACATAGCAAAATGGTCCTTGCAGATGA
It includes:
- a CDS encoding SIR2 family protein gives rise to the protein MKNFFDKFGEAQKLNLFIGDFVSEITGFPKRVELADMIIFDIKQSAKGYIKNRDSFSDVAQAYLDAVISSKNSLLKQIREIFDMKHYKNVDIYDNIFELDYFKTIMTMNYDIVLEKLYPNYINTITPTKNNFSEDEKINFYKIMGDICNPEDLFITSQDVRKLKVLDFYNGFFEQICTELKSRPTLFLGVELKDPDFIDMLDFIMKKAGKIGQPMYIVSSTSVIDSKVSEVINRYNLKLTVFDEVEFLDGVKNLLQKEDSDQVEKKLVR
- the cls gene encoding cardiolipin synthase, with amino-acid sequence MNLIITFFKDYIVIINIFFLITIVLLERKKPVYTLFWITILILAPYIGFIFYLFFGLSFRKKRVVDKFYKWKFLHSKKVISSSERKDLNRWKQLISYLEIASNNKLTTLNAFKLFTDGNVFFNHMIEDLKEAKHSINMEYYIFRYDDLGKRIIDILIEKAKSGVEINVIIDEAGGADRKMIKLMRDNNINVEIFFPSPFAFFKIANLRANYRDHRKLCLIDSKLGYIGGFNIGLEYLSKGKLGHWRDTGVRVFGEAVLELEKEFFFSWGIAKKKPVVYQPKEYAFEHEAFQEIIKVKGKYSGYSQVVSSGPNYQFKTMRDTFLKIILEAKKYIYIQTPYFVPDDTILEALKIAALSGVKIKIMIPDKPDHFFIYWVNQYFVGELLDLGVTVYRYHKGFLHSKMVLADDEVVSIGTANFDNRSFYQNFEININIYEKDIAEKFREIFYDDMKTSSKLLRSEYSKRGFYIKCKESICRLLAPIL